The following proteins are encoded in a genomic region of Alnus glutinosa chromosome 8, dhAlnGlut1.1, whole genome shotgun sequence:
- the LOC133875735 gene encoding UDP-glycosyltransferase 88B1-like: MEEEAIVLYPTPAIGHLISMVELAKLILTHQPSLTVHILIAPQPYNAGSTAPYISAVSSTTPSITFHNLPNVTLPPTSSPNHETLTFELLRLNNPNLHQSLLSISKSYTVRALIMDFFCSHALSVAANLSIPGYYFFTSGAGCLAYFLYLPTMHRNSTKSFKDLNTLLDIPGIPPIPSSDSPKPLLDRNDDAYKCFLDCSFSMAKSAGIIVNTYESLEPRVIKAISDGLCVPDGPTPPIFCIGPLIASSNERDEAAPGCLRWLDLQPSQSVVFLCFGSLGLFSMEQLKEILIGLERSGLRFLWVVRNPPTQEHSLAVTAQPEPDLDLLLPEGFLERTKERGLVVKSWAPQVAVLNHESVGGFVTHCGWNSVLEALSAGVPMVAWPLYAGQRLNRVILVEEIRIALQMKESKNGFVNAAEVEKRIRELMDSEEGRSIRERILSMKNEAKAALSDQSGSSSRMALDKLRQSWKQY; this comes from the coding sequence ATGGAGGAGGAGGCTATAGTTCTGTACCCAACACCAGCAATTGGCCACCTGATCTCCATGGTAGAGCTTGCCAAACTAATACTCACCCACCAGCCTTCACTCACCGTACACATACTCATTGCCCCGCAACCTTACAACGCTGGTTCCACCGCTCCGTACATATCCGCCGTCTCTTCTACCACCCCCTCCATCACCTTTCACAATCTCCCCAACGTTACTCTCCCTCCCACCTCCTCTCCCAACCATGAAACGCTTACCTTTGAGCTCCTCCGCCTCAACAACCCAAATCTCCATCAATCTCTCCTGTCCATCTCCAAAAGCTACACCGTCCGCGCGCTCATCATGGACTTCTTTTGCTCTCATGCTCTCTCCGTTGCAGCCAACCTCAGCATTCCTGGATACTATTTTTTCACTTCCGGTGCCGGCTGTCTCGCTTACTTCCTGTATCTCCCCACCATGCACAGAAACTCaacaaaaagctttaaagacctTAACACCCTTCTTGACATTCCTGGCATACCCCCCATACCATCCTCGGATTCACCGAAACCATTACTTGACCGTAACGATGACGCCTACAAATGCTTTCTCGACTGCTCGTTTAGCATGGCTAAATCTGCAGGAATAATTGTCAACACTTATGAATCGCTGGAGCCAAGAGTTATCAAAGCAATATCAGATGGGCTATGCGTCCCCGACGGTCCAACACCGCCTATTTTCTGCATAGGACCACTCATAGCTAGTAGTAATGAAAGAGATGAGGCCGCGCCGGGGTGCTTAAGGTGGCTCGACTTGCAACCGAGCCAAAGCGtagtgtttttatgttttggaagCTTGGGGTTGTTCTCGATGGAACAGTTGAAGGAGATATTAATAGGGTTGGAAAGGAGTGGCTTAAGGTTCTTGTGGGTGGTGCGCAATCCGCCGACTCAGGAGCATAGCTTGGCCGTCACGGCCCAACCTGAGCCGGACTTGGATCTGTTGCTTCCGGAGGGTTTCTTGGAACGGACAAAAGAGAGAGGCCTGGTAGTGAAGTCTTGGGCTCCACAGGTGGCCGTGTTGAACCACGAATCGGTCGGTGGGTTTGTGACACATTGCGGGTGGAACTCGGTGCTGGAAGCGTTGAGTGCGGGGGTGCCGATGGTCGCATGGCCGCTGTATGCTGGGCAAAGGTTGAATAGGGTGATACTGGTGGAAGAAATAAGAATTGCTTTGCAAATGAAGGAGTCTAAGAATGGGTTTGTGAATGCAGCCGAGGTGGAGAAGCGAATTAGAGAGTTGATGGACTCGGAGGAAGGTCGGTCGATCAGGGAGAGAATCTTGTCTATGAAAAATGAAGCCAAGGCTGCTCTCAGTGATCAGAGTGGATCGTCGTCTCGGATGGCATTAGACAAACTCCGTCAGTCGTGGAAGCAGTACTGA
- the LOC133874591 gene encoding large ribosomal subunit protein uL13c has product MASLCVSSSVTFSSFASSSSHKKEKSIIKNPFFGFSCALSKPSIRTSLPLTKRSFQVRCQDLSLVPREQRWMFEESEANGPDIWNKTWYPKAADHVNTEKPWYIVDASDKILGRLASTIAIFIRGKNLATYTPSVDMGAFVIVVNAEKVAVSGKKRTQKLYRRHSGRPGGMKVETFDQLQQRIPERIIEHAVRGMLPKGRLGRALFNHLKVYKGPDHPHDAQKPMELPIRDKRIQKEG; this is encoded by the exons atggcGTCCCTGTGCGTCTCGTCTTCGGTCACGTTCTCCTcgtttgcttcttcttcttctcacaAGAAGGAGAAAAGCATTATAAAAAACCCCTTTTTTGGGTTCTCCTGTGCATTGTCAAAGCCCTCGATTCGGACCTCGCTGCCTCTTACCAAGCGGAGCTTCCAGGTTCGGTGCCAGGACCTCTCTCTCGTCCCCAGAGAACAACGGTGGATGTTCGAGGAGTCCGAAGCCAATGGCCCT GACATTTGGAATAAGACATGGTATCCCAAAGCTGCTGATCATGTGAACACAGAGAAACCGTGGTACATCGTTGATGCTTCGGACAAAATTCTTGGAAGACTAGCATCAACAATTGCCATTTTTATCCGTGGGAAAAATTTGGCTACCTATACTCCCAGTGTTGACATGGGGGCATTCGTGATTGTG GTAAATGCAGAAAAAGTTGCGGTGTCCGGTAAGAAAAGGACCCAAAAGCTCTATAGGAGGCATTCAGGACGACCAGGTGGCATGAAAGTGGAAACTTTTGACCAGCTACAGCAGAGAATTCCAGAAAGAATTATTGAACATGCTGTTCGTGGTATGCTTCCCAAGGGAAGG CTTGGCAGAGCTCTGTTCAACCACTTAAAGGTGTACAAGGGCCCAGATCATCCACATGACGCCCAGAAGCCCATGGAGCTGCCCATAAGGGACAAAAGGATACAGAAAGAAGGATAG